The nucleotide sequence accaatatttgttttcaagtaaagaaataaataaggaCGTTTAAACTTACCCAGGTGTCTGCCAATTACTGTGTAATGAGGATAAATCTAATCCAGGAGCTAGCATATTCAACGTAGCATCATAATCACCAACGCGAATCAGCTTCAATAAACCTAACATTCCGAACTGATCACAAATCATATTTTTAGGAATATTTGTGACTAAATGATTGGGAAGTAACTGTATACCGTTTGAGGAGCCAACAGATTTAGAGGGAACATTTGAATATCCCGGCTGATTGCGGACTGATGATGGTCCTAAAACGTGGTTGGACGTATGGCTAAACAATCGTCTAGAGTTTGTAGAAGCAGGAGTTTGGGTTATGGAACTAGCCGACAAGGAACGATGAGCAGATGTTGAATTGACAGTTAAGGCACTCGTCGTCGACACTGTCGTAGTAGTGCTAGTGGTAGGTTGGTGCGAACCAGGTAAAGCGGGGAAATCCTGCTTAGAAAATTCCAGAGGAGCTGCCTGGTTATTTGAAGAATGACTAAATTGttgatttaattgatttaaactCTGATCTATGGTTGAAGACCCTTTCGACATAATGGAAACATAGTTCCGCAAGGGGGGCTGGTTTGAGGAGGAATGAAAGGGTGCGGAAGAATTCCCACTCCGCCCAGTAGATGTTAAAATTGGAGGGAAATCTGAAGGATCTAAAGTAACACCACGTGAAGACGAAGATAAAGAAAGGTTTGTGGAATTCGAAGAAGTATTTTCATTTCCGATTGAGTTTGAGTAAAGATTTCCAGGGTTACGAGATGCCAGGGCCATAGCAGTGTTTATAGGAACTGACGGGGTAATACTTCCGGGCCCAATTCTGTTGTTTGTTAAGTCATTCCCAGCTGTCCGATTGATGGTGGATAACGAAGAGAAAAGAGAAGGTTCAGAGAAATTTCTTGCAGGACCAGTCTGACTATTATTATAATTCAATGCATTGAAATATGAAGGACCATTTTCCAGACTAGAATCTAGTGCAGTAGGATATGTTGTTCTTCCAGAGAATGCATTGGGTATAGAACTGATGAGCTCACCATTACGCTGAGAAGACCCAGGTCTAGAATTATAACCACTCGTTGAAAGCGTTGCAATATCACTGAAACTAGGTGCCCCAGTATTCACCGGATTACCAGCACTAAACAGAGGCTAgtccaaacaaaataaaaacaaaaaaatgacaTGGAATGGTTTCAAAATTAATCTAAGCTACAAGTATTCTACATATCCATCAACCTAAATCATGATCTTTTAACACTACATTTAAAATGGATCGGACCTAAAGAAAGCTTAGAAGTGCATATTCGTGCCGCTTTTATATCTCAAAAGTGGCGATAGATGGTGCACAATGTTTCATAAACAAGAAAAGATGTATGTATAGATATATTATGGGCGGTTAAAAAGACCTTGATTAATCAGTAGCTGAGAAGCTAAACACAAGTTTGTTTTGTATGTGTTAAGTCAGATCATTTATGGCAGTAAAATGAGTTTTTCACTGACTTCTATGACTAGTGCGACGGAACCATTAAGTAACCAATGAAGCTCACCTGTAAAGCTATACACAAGGAAAGACGACAAGCTTCCGAACTGAAGCAAAATAAGTTGATTAAATTGTCATTTGAAACAAGTGACCTTCGGTGAATGAATTAGGGTTAGGTCTAATTGCATCTAACAGTGATTACGTGTTAATAGTTACTAGTGAAGCTAAAAATCTTATTGAAGTTAATATATGGAATCGCGGCCAGAGTTATGATCCGATTAGATACTCAACAGATTCGGGAGCGCCAAACTGTAACGTAACAAGTCCAAAAAGCATGCGCAAAACCTTTAAGTGTTAACTTGTATCGCTGAATAACAGTGTAGTAGTTGGCTTAGGAGATAAGTTGTCGTAACCTCTCAAACATATAACAACATTATTCATCTAATTATCTAAGATGACATGATTTTCAGTAGGAAACGAAGTATATACAACTATTTGATAATCAATATATATTGCGTTAGTGGTGTTTGCCATCCAAATCTTCAAGTTACAAAAAGAATGGTAAGGTGTCTAACTTTAGACCGCAGATTTGTGATACGCTGGTCGAATTTCCAGGGTATACATCGACAGCTTCGTAGACACTAAACATCCAAATACCAACAATCATCAAGAATCATTATTTATCACCCTATGTCCCGAAATCAACAGTATTATTTTTACTAGTAAGAAATTTTCTGAACAAAGTACTAGTAACGAAATGAAGACAGAGTCAACCACGATGAATCGGTAAATGGATATTGTGTTGAGCTGTAGACTATCCGATTATAATCCAGgtacataataaaaataaccaaAGAACTCTACACTAGGTGCTATCTGATCAAGACACTATGTGTGGAGGActttaaaaaaaggttattaAGGAACTGGAGAGAGAACAATGCTGTTTGCTTGGAAACAAAGTTTGCAAAATTAGTATGGAAGCACAGTGAACTTGTGATTGTTCTTTAAAGTAATGAAGACGGTTATGAGGAAAGTATGAAGGGAAAAACTTAGTAAGGATCCCAATAAACCGATTAGGTACCTAACTAACACCATAATTTACCTAGATAACTCAATGTCAAGAAAAAAGGGATGAGAAGAGAACAAATGTCAATAAGAACGCTGGAAACGGATGTAAATCCGAACACATATGATGAAAGTGATTTATGAAACTTACCCTTTTTGTGAAATTGCTGCCGTAAGTGGCGACAGGTTTATTGTAATCATGTACCATAGCCCTCCCCATATTATATCTGCATGAAACATAAGTGAAGAAATATGCAACATACTGAGTCTGAGTGTTCCAAGGAACAGAGTGGTCAGCAGAAGTGAAACgcctaaatattttaaaattcgaAGTTAAGGGTGTAGTCAAGATCTTACTGTCCTATTCCTGCCATAAGCTGTATTCATTTGGTAGAATTAGCACTGTGAGTGTAAAGGACGTAATAAAGATGAGTACCCCAAATTAATCACAGTAAGACCGGAAAGTTTTATGATATTGCTTCTCGCAGTGAAGAAAGAGGACTAGTAACAGAGACAGAAAGAAATACACAAACGTCCTATTATGCAAACCCAATTGTGGAGCTGCCGCCATTCATAATCAGTCACTTAGAAGCAACGGTCTTTATGGCGTAATTTGTGTGTCggataagaaagaaaaaaggaatGAATGGCTGAAACCTAAAACGATGATCAAAAAAAACTATTTGGGCTGATTTTAACAACAGAATTACTAAGTTTTTTTCTAGATGATGAAGCGCAAAATTTGAAAACACACTATCGATACTGGGAAATTGAAAATGACTGGTCTTAATACTATTCGTTTGTAGAATTTAGTTTCAAAATTGTTTCAACTTGAAAGAACAAGTTATAATTAGGTAATCATTAATCCCACGCATTTAAATCTAAGCAACTTATATGGtcaattagttattattatgcCAACCACCTATATAAGATCTTGCTACCAGATAAGTAAATTTTCCTTTTTGTACACTATCTGTTGTGAGTGAGTAAATCCCAAAAATTATTACTGCTAGTGAACCACGGAGTTAGGTCCCACGGCGTCCAGTATGAGGTCAATTGTTTATCCGAATTGGAATAAACGGGTATATTCAGAAGCAATCACTTTTATTTACGATGTATGGACGTGAAAGAAAGCATATAATTCAAAGGATATTTAGAGACTTGAGGAACATCTTAATCGTTTTCAGATCCAGAAAGAATAAGTTGACTTTTGCCTTTGGAAAATGTAAGCCAGTACATCTGTGATACATTGCAACTACCCCATTTATTcttaataatttattgttaaaaacATCTTTGTCTGGAGAAAAGTTAGGTTTTTCAGTTGCTTACTGTCTAAATCCACATCCTATCTGCTAAAATGCCCTGTAAACAAGTACTCCACTAGAAACCATGACACATATTCTGACCAGTTTAATGAGGTAAGTTTACATTTGTTTTTAATACCCTCATTTATTAACACTTGGAGTGCGTAGCCACGGTATGAGAGTAGAAATGATAAAACGAAAGTCCCACTATTTGCTTCCTTATTCTTTTTGGACATTATATTCCTTACTTCCTTCTATTGTATGATCAAATGACATTTAGGTTTGTCTAAAGTCGGTCCACTCGACTTCATCCTCATCTTGGTGAAAAAGTCTCTGATTAGGCTATTGAAGCTACTTACTGATTTTTTAATAACGATagaatgaagataaaagtaGAATGGGTCTTTCAGCTTTTTTGTGTTGACCACGATGATTGATGCTTTTGATCAAAATTAGAGGGAGTATAATTCTAAAGTCGAGAAACAATCCCGAAAGCTAGGCTTCAAACTCTGCTTTCATTACTACGTGAATTAAACAAGTATGTTATGCCCAACTTTTTCAGTGTTTATGTCCAAATTTTCTGGGATCCAATCAGACGAAAATAAACCTAACAAATAGAACTTTGCATATCGACGGAAACCGGACAGTTAACCTCGTTGCATTGGATTACTAGGTGGTTTAGTGGGAAGTATATCTCAAGTGAATAATGCATGGAAAAAATTACCATGGAAAGAATCTCTTTTGGTCTTGTCCGGTTATCTGAAGCTACCGCAGCCACAGCAAATGCTTATTGGATGGTTTTTTAAAAACACAAAGACTTAAGGTGTTTCACCTTTTGGTATCATGCTCCTGGTTTCAAACTTGGACACTAGTACTTACTGATGCATCCCATCTACTTGTTGCACCGTCACTTATTACGGTTACTGTTTAACCATTGGATTTTGCGTTGCTCAAATCATGGATCTTGATAACCTTGAAAGACAACCCGTGATGGCATTGGGCCTCAACCACAAAATCCCCAAAGCTAAACACGAGACGACTGAAGAAATGGATATTCGGTATTTAACGCGAAGAAAAACCTAGCGGTGAAAGCGGGAACAATAGATTGAATTAATTCAAAttcatcggatggcatggctcagccttgcaggcgtggtcattcCTGAGTGTTGTCGTATACCCTTTATTCATatgaaatatattgttctatctctagcctaagtaTGTTCTTCATCACGTACTGATGATTGTTacgatgtgatgagttggtttAGTTAATGTGACTTACATGTAAGATCTTGTAGATTAGGCAGTTAAttcatgacgaatctacaatttcaggattaagtctattattagagcgaTACTAATAACGAATTAGACCTTAATTCTACATAAATAGCACAGAATCTCTAAAGAAATATTCCACTGTTAATAATAAGTGAGTTTACTATGTCAAATGTTACTTTCCATTGTCTGATTACATCCATAAAATACCGGACAACAACAAATCAAGCCAACACGAGCGGGACCAACCAAAACAGGTAGGTGATCACCAATACATGGTTTATCGAAGTGAACAAGCAACTCAGGTTCACTGACACTTTTCAACGCATTAAGTACCAAGAAATCAAATGATTTCTTGCCAGAATCGTCCGTTTTGGACTTCGGAACGAATCCACTGTCACTTACCACTACCCATAAATATATTTCTCGTCCGACCTAGAATCTGTTGATTAGCTTAGACAACTTTCTCTCATTTGTCGTTTATACTGGATACAACGAATCTATTTCTCTCGTTATTTCTGTATAATAACGCTCATCTGAAGCCCATGATAACAATTTAACCAAAGGTTTAATCCGAAATCACTTGAGTGCTGTAGGTGGTATGAAAATTCAACAAGTCAACTTAGAAATAAAGATAGAGCCAATTTTTCTGTGGCGTAAACTGATTCTTTATAGTTTACTAGAGGCAATAAAGTGTTACACGAATCGCTAGAGAACTGAATAGCAGTTGCCGTTGAGTCATTTAGTCGGGAAACTTACATTGTAGCTCCATTAAACAAAATGCAAAAACTCCGTAATTTTAGGCTATTTTTACTTGACTCATAATACACCCATGTTGTAAAACAATTGTACTACTGAAAAGAATAAAGACGAATTATACATTACACGGCAGTTAGGATGTTTctagaaaataaaaacataagGCTCCCTACAATTTGGCTACATCACACCCATAGGTAACGTTATGTAAATCTAGTTTAACATACAAAGCATCTCAGTCATTCAATGTTTTGCAATAGTACATTAACGAACACTTTTAATGAGGCCTTTGTTTAATGCCTTAAAGTTCACGATGTGAAGCCCCAaaattgggatataacaaatttAATCAAAGATAGAATGAGTTACATTTGGTTGGTGAAGTGGAATCAACGCAAATCCCATGTATGGCGAAATCAATTTAAAGACCTTTGAGCCTATATTTCGCTCAGTTAATACTATAAAATCTAATTCTCAAGCTTAATCAACGACTTGTGATGGCATTTGAAAGTTCTCAAGTATACTCGATTTAGCCGTAGCATGGATTATTGGATAAGACATATTAGGATCAGACAGAAAATTCATTACGAAATATTCCATGATCTGGCCAGTCAAGACAGAGATCCAGGACTTAAACCGTGATTAGGACCGTTAACATTTGAAATCGATACGAGAAATCTACAAAGTAAATTTCGTTGGCGTTGAAAATACTGATTACCTGGAACACGAATAACTAGCCGCAACATCAAATACATGAAACAAATAACACAATTGATAAGAACCATGTACCATCATCGTGAACTTTACATAACAAGTGAAAACTTTTCTTATTAAAGTACCTAAAGTtgcatcaaaataataaaacaactgAAGCAGAACGCAGAACAAAACGGCATCCACAATGGCTTACTGTAATATAAGAAATAAAGCACCCTTCGCCATTAGCTCACGCCCCTCATTAGTTGCTACAAGGAGAAATAGGAAGTCAGATTTTTCATAAACTTTGACCCTAACTATTCAAGTTAGGTGTTTCAATCACAATATTCAAGGGGGTTgtgaatcataataataataataataataataataataatttattctcaaataacagtttgttacatgaggcatgccagtttacaggcaagatcaaattgatacaaatgatacaatatacactgtattaaattacatagctgggttgataatttataagacatGAATgaagatggttttaatcagtactacagttggcgcgcttcacgagagttgcgttgcgaatgtgcgactgatggtcaaggataggtccattgaaggtatgaacttctagaaatcgcaaccttataTCCCTTTGGGATAtccaaggctttaaggatggtgcaggatgaagtaacccgttccatatctcaagggggctgaaagagggagcaagtaaaagaaaacacgagaggcagagtagccaatattcatgaaggaatgtttaaggtatgattactcagtctaattttcttttattaaggtatttgttaagaaagagcattttaataggttatagaaaataagtgttagcaaggtgtgagtggacatacaactgacaaatggaggcgattcggaaaagAGCTGAGAGTATAagattatgtgtgattataaaataaaatatagtgctagaaacagtattgtgatatacaactggctatcttccttttattatcgaagctattagagcccctttcgttttttttatttgttttttttcaggttttatagggtcttgagtaggcttcgtatattagcgaattgtctagtttgcttgtaataggatttctgagtaggaagtgaaaccaattcaacgtttgtaacacgatttaaagaggtattttgcgtgataaatcagcttcaataccataagtccgtgacatcccactaaaccataaggagccgtaattaaacaaaatgttctgccctacagacatgggtggattgaagttatctccccaccttcatgtttgctggtcagtaacgccaccctccctccttttgtgatgttaggctctcttacgtttgtggtaagtatgattaatgctttaatcaaagcacatagttggaatacactgtctctactaggtccatgttacaagcaaatcagatatttaaaaattctgttttatgggttagatgtccatatagtatatcacactgttatgaaaataactaatggtttaaagaagtaaggattaatagtaaatcaaaagatatgagagggtataaaattgtagaaaaaaagattttaggatgagaaaaataaaacattgagaaactcacaagactttgtggccaaattttgagctttgaatgatcggccttagtagatcagcatccataagattgagctatctgtctacttgcagtagaaaaaaaagcttgacttttaggaagaataatgtacatttaacctgtagagatttggggactgaaagctagggttaggagcatGAAGTCATGATTAATAagcaatgaataataggaaaggataagccatatatcctgtgatttggttatattcagattagtaacagtcgaacttgttataattttgttctttctagatactaggtggtccgtaataaagtgcctcattggtgggcgggattccaaggaaatgttgaagctctttggagtctGGAAATAGggttagctttttgaatctggtaaacgtatcacagttacggataggcattggcagcctgttccacaataaactgtaccgtactgtaaagaacttacaacgcatttgtttttggtgttttacggtgtgtagtgtatatgcgttgtttctaagtctataggctgggtcgtgggtgatagtcgggcaggaggttagaaaggagagcccatatatcgctttgtagagaaatattaaattgttttttagcctacggtgccataaaggttctaaagatagatgcttacatctgtctgtgtaatcgagattcgagttacatcctagtagttgacgtgtgaaacgtctttgaacatctactcttatcttgtctgcgatattcatattagagaagacaaaagagcagtattcaagggtgggtcgtacacatattttgtagagagtaagtttaccctctgttgtgaaaaaggttttcattataaaaccaattagccgtctagatttagaaataatagaggaggcatgttcttcaaagtttaggcttcctgtgtaattaattcctaaatcgtgtactgattcgagtgtttggactctacattcatttaagtgaagtcgcggtttatagggatgctttccaaagtgcatgatcccgcacttgttgaggttaaatggtaattgccatttttcactccatatagttaatttattgaggtccttttggatctgggatacattttcgcttagtgtctcaggcttatagctgtatactattttgagatcatcagcatataaatatggtttcccaaattctatggtgttacatatatcgtttatatacataagaaacaaaagtggccctaatacgcttccctggatgactccactggtgattggtctaggggacgagagacagtcattgtactttaccatctgtttacgttctgttaagaacgaagcaaaccatgagtacagtgggttgtgtattccgaaggactttagtttgacg is from Schistosoma haematobium chromosome 6, whole genome shotgun sequence and encodes:
- the CNOT2 gene encoding CCR4-NOT transcription complex subunit 2 (EggNog:ENOG410VAR8~COG:K~BUSCO:EOG091G0C7Y) translates to MAGIGQRFTSADHSVPWNTQTQYNMGRAMVHDYNKPVATYGSNFTKRPLFSAGNPVNTGAPSFSDIATLSTSGYNSRPGSSQRNGELISSIPNAFSGRTTYPTALDSSLENGPSYFNALNYNNSQTGPARNFSEPSLFSSLSTINRTAGNDLTNNRIGPGSITPSVPINTAMALASRNPGNLYSNSIGNENTSSNSTNLSLSSSSRGVTLDPSDFPPILTSTGRSGNSSAPFHSSSNQPPLRNYVSIMSKGSSTIDQSLNQLNQQFSHSSNNQAAPLEFSKQDFPALPGSHQPTTSTTTTVSTTSALTVNSTSAHRSLSASSITQTPASTNSRRLFSHTSNHVLGPSSVRNQPGYSNVPSKSVGSSNGIQLLPNHLVTNIPKNMICDQFGMLGLLKLIRVGDYDATLNMLAPGLDLSSLHSNWQTPGELHTTFVSPLQDSCFGRPQDMDYPVPPEYLIRHLVTDRLPDPPMNQLSEETLFWLFYNCCREEAQLVVAKELYQREWRFHKKEQIWLTRIVGANFTSDNNSEQGDYYFWDPVKAQKSTHQMTILYSDLDNAPAAFRLSSGTLSAFVSIGLPGGSHSNVPPPPPPPPPLPQNQQQQLVSYQHQSRQAQQGQQTFSHTHHQTLMNNHNPNTSGPFIPFTANSLTTGPSVNSSNAATLASLFNTRQQQPIKQPQQLNSNPNYFSSHNRTTGPVNSLFTNRSAPVSVPVTNTVIPSTETTSTTNSNFNRLSNPSLVNDNPSQVVFDGSQI